A stretch of bacterium DNA encodes these proteins:
- a CDS encoding HyaD/HybD family hydrogenase maturation endopeptidase codes for MEEQNIDFEYTQSIPCGPKPKIMIIGLGNILLQDEGIGVHIIKALQKMDIPDNIDLVDGGTGELDLMNYMNKGIDKVILIDAVKGGSKAGTTFRLSVNEIMATTKHISSLHQKELIEAIKMLELFTRKPREIVILGIVPKETEWSLTLSPELQNKIPEITRIVFDEIEKK; via the coding sequence ATGGAAGAGCAAAATATAGATTTTGAATATACCCAATCAATACCTTGTGGTCCTAAACCGAAAATAATGATTATTGGATTAGGCAATATCCTGCTTCAAGATGAGGGCATTGGCGTCCATATAATTAAGGCACTTCAAAAAATGGATATACCGGATAATATAGACCTGGTAGATGGTGGAACCGGTGAACTCGACCTGATGAATTATATGAATAAAGGTATAGATAAGGTGATTCTAATCGATGCCGTCAAAGGTGGAAGTAAAGCAGGAACTACATTTCGATTAAGTGTAAATGAAATTATGGCGACCACAAAACATATCTCCTCCCTGCATCAAAAAGAATTAATTGAGGCAATCAAGATGCTCGAATTATTTACCAGAAAACCCCGCGAGATTGTTATTCTCGGGATTGTGCCAAAAGAAACAGAATGGAGTCTTACACTTAGTCCAGAATTACAAAATAAAATCCCAGAAATTACCCGCATCGTCTTTGATGAAATTGAAAAGAAGTAA